ATTTTTTGTTGAAAAATTCCCTTGTTGGTGTTGATTCTTGCAGCATATACACCACAAGGAGCATTGGTTTGGATGTCAAATCGAGCGCTACCCAAAAGTTGCCGATTGAAAATTTGCTTTCTTCCATTTAGGTCGATCAATTCAAAACTTGATGCACTTACATCTTGTGGCAACTCAATATTGAAATCACCATTCCCTGGTACGGGGTAAATTTTGAAATCTGTCCTTACCTGGTCTTTGGTACTAACAGCTGAATATAAATTAGAACTCCAAACTCCTCGACCGTATGTGCCAGCCCATATTTTTTTGTCCTGATAGGAAATATCCAAATCAGCGACTATCACATTGGGCAATCCATTTTGGAAAGGCTCCCAATCGTTTTTGGAACCATCGGTATAAAAGACTCCAATGTCTGTACCAACATAAAGTCCTTCATTGGAACCTTTTTCGTAGATAATGCAATTGACCGGTACGTTGGGTAATCCAAATGTATAATTGACCCAGTTTCTGCCTCCGTCGGGAGTAACAAACACTTTTTCACTGGCGTTGTATCCACCAAGAGCGATATAAACTCTGTTGGGATCAGAAGGATCCACTGCAATATAATTGATAGGAGAATTGGGCGATTGTGCAATCAGAGTCCAGTTTTGACCTGCATTGGTGGTAGCAACCAAGGCATCTCTTGTTGCTACATAAATGAAATTTGGATTGGAGGGGGCAATAGCCATTGCAGTCAAAGGAACTCCACCTGTCAAATTAAAAGAGATCCGAAACCAGGAGTCTCCACGGTCTGTCGAAGCCCAAACATCGTCATAGGCAGCATAAATGATATTGGGTCGCTGTGGATCAATCGCAATCGGGGTCAACCATGCCCCGTTTTTTTGTCCGGGAATATTATTACTGATCACTTTTACAGCATCCTGATTCGACCAGCTATCGTCGGTCCTGTAAATAACTCCATTCACATAACATCCATATTGAATATTGGGATTGGTATAATCAACTGCGCAGTCCATTCCATCACCACCTGTAGCAAAGTACCATTGATTGTTGTTGTGACCTCGTGAGCCGTTGTCCTGCATCCCAATGATCAAATGGTTATTGCGTGTCTGGGATACTGCAATTCTGTAGATCTGACTAATGCCCAAACCATTGGATTTATCCACCCATCTGTCTCCGGCATTGGTAGATGAGTACAAACCACCATCATTGCATTCAAAGACCAGATTGTTAACCCTTGGATGATAAGCAATAAAATGTTTGTCGGCGTGGACCACTTGAACATTATTTGGATTACCGCCTGCATCGGGACTCCAATGACTGTTGAGAAACCAAGTAGATCCTGCATCCGTTGATTTCCAGGTATTGACTCCACCCAATAAGATTTCATCCGGATTGTTGGGATTGATGGCATAAGCCAGATCATAATTGCCCTGACCTCCTTCGCCAGATGCGTTGTGGGAAGGGTGCAATAGGTTGCTACTCGCGTCAGAAGTGAAATATCTTTGCCAGGTTTCACCGCTGTTTTCTGAATAATACAAGCCATCCATTCCATCATCGACGTTGACTCCAATCGCATCCACCAAATTGGGGAGACTCTTGGAAACAGCCAGTTTGATTCTGCTGACACCCGGTACAGTAGCTTTATTGATCCAGGTGATCCCTCCGTTGCTTGACACCCAAATGCCAGCTCCTCCTTTGGGCTCATAAGTGGTGGCATATAGTATGGTGGATACATTTGGCTTTTGCTCAATGTCCATAAAATGACCAGTTTGCGTTCTCGTCCAGTTGGCTCCTGCATTGGTCGTGCGCCAAATGCCATCCGAACTGGCGGCTACTAGGGTTCTAGGGTCATTGGGATTAATCCACAACCTTCGAATGGTTTTTCTTTCACTCACGGTCCAGGTCAATCCGGTAAAGGACCAGTTTTGACCACCGTTGGTGGTTTTCAAAACCCCAATGCTTTTGGTATCTCCTCCCCCATCAAAATCACTGTTTGGACCAGAAGCTAAATCACCATCTCCAGTTGCAATATAAAGAATGTCCGGATTGGTTGGATCAACAGCGATGTCGCTAACCCCAATAACAGGTAGATAATCCGTGTTGGTGGTCCATGTCTGTCCGTTGTTGGTGGTCTTCCACAATCCACCCGCAGGTGATC
This window of the Saprospiraceae bacterium genome carries:
- a CDS encoding T9SS type A sorting domain-containing protein, with protein sequence MKIKFTLFILAVISFWTLSGQKWAANLPENASYDEVVKAFDEYWKDRPKEKGKGYKQFKRWEYYWSTRLDENRRPMSPLKAHEETKNFYERYHQTSKENPAPANWRFFGPTSTPGGYEGLGRLNCIAFHPTNNNTYWVGSPAGGLWKTTNNGQTWTTNTDYLPVIGVSDIAVDPTNPDILYIATGDGDLASGPNSDFDGGGDTKSIGVLKTTNGGQNWSFTGLTWTVSERKTIRRLWINPNDPRTLVAASSDGIWRTTNAGANWTRTQTGHFMDIEQKPNVSTILYATTYEPKGGAGIWVSSNGGITWINKATVPGVSRIKLAVSKSLPNLVDAIGVNVDDGMDGLYYSENSGETWQRYFTSDASSNLLHPSHNASGEGGQGNYDLAYAINPNNPDEILLGGVNTWKSTDAGSTWFLNSHWSPDAGGNPNNVQVVHADKHFIAYHPRVNNLVFECNDGGLYSSTNAGDRWVDKSNGLGISQIYRIAVSQTRNNHLIIGMQDNGSRGHNNNQWYFATGGDGMDCAVDYTNPNIQYGCYVNGVIYRTDDSWSNQDAVKVISNNIPGQKNGAWLTPIAIDPQRPNIIYAAYDDVWASTDRGDSWFRISFNLTGGVPLTAMAIAPSNPNFIYVATRDALVATTNAGQNWTLIAQSPNSPINYIAVDPSDPNRVYIALGGYNASEKVFVTPDGGRNWVNYTFGLPNVPVNCIIYEKGSNEGLYVGTDIGVFYTDGSKNDWEPFQNGLPNVIVADLDISYQDKKIWAGTYGRGVWSSNLYSAVSTKDQVRTDFKIYPVPGNGDFNIELPQDVSASSFELIDLNGRKQIFNRQLLGSARFDIQTNAPCGVYAARINTNKGIFQQKIIIQ